One Psychromonas sp. psych-6C06 genomic window carries:
- a CDS encoding HIT domain-containing protein, which produces MAEETIFRKIINKEIPSDMLYQDDYVTAFRDISPQAKTHILIIPNKLIATANDIEVEDEVLIGKLYTVAKKLAKQEGIAESGYRLIMNCNGDGGQEVYHIHLHLLGGQRLGKLITT; this is translated from the coding sequence ATGGCAGAAGAAACAATATTTAGAAAAATTATCAATAAAGAAATACCTTCGGATATGCTTTATCAAGATGATTACGTGACCGCTTTTCGTGATATTTCACCACAGGCTAAAACACATATTTTGATTATTCCAAATAAACTGATCGCCACCGCTAATGATATTGAAGTGGAAGATGAAGTATTGATTGGAAAGTTATATACCGTTGCCAAAAAACTTGCTAAACAGGAAGGGATTGCTGAGTCAGGTTATCGTTTAATTATGAATTGTAATGGAGATGGCGGACAAGAGGTCTACCACATTCATTTACACCTGCTAGGCGGCCAACGTCTAGGTAAACTTATTACTACTTAA
- a CDS encoding penicillin-binding protein activator LpoB has protein sequence MKIKNNFLFIALATLFLSACSTSVERLDSQKEVDLSGAWNDTDSQLVAREMIEDSLSRAWISNFVKAEGKDPAVIVGKVRNLSHEHINTNTFIADMERELINSGEVQFVAAAGAREEIREERGDQDLNASEETRKEMGQEYGADYMMQGQINTIIDVDGTTQVRFYQVNLELVSIKDNRKVWVGQKKIKKLVKNSKLRE, from the coding sequence ATGAAAATTAAAAATAACTTCCTATTTATTGCATTAGCAACACTCTTCCTTTCTGCTTGTTCAACTTCTGTTGAACGGTTAGATTCTCAAAAGGAGGTCGATTTGAGTGGTGCGTGGAATGATACCGATTCACAGCTAGTTGCCCGTGAAATGATTGAAGACTCTCTTTCTCGCGCTTGGATTTCAAACTTTGTAAAAGCAGAAGGTAAAGATCCTGCTGTTATTGTTGGTAAAGTACGCAACTTAAGCCATGAACATATTAATACGAATACTTTTATTGCAGATATGGAGCGAGAGTTAATTAACTCTGGTGAAGTACAATTTGTAGCAGCCGCTGGCGCACGAGAAGAAATTCGTGAAGAGCGTGGTGATCAAGACCTAAACGCATCAGAAGAAACGCGTAAAGAGATGGGCCAAGAGTACGGTGCAGATTATATGATGCAAGGGCAGATAAATACTATTATTGACGTAGACGGCACAACACAAGTACGTTTCTATCAAGTGAACCTTGAGTTAGTAAGTATCAAGGATAACCGTAAAGTATGGGTAGGCCAGAAAAAAATTAAAAAGCTAGTTAAAAATAGCAAGTTACGCGAATAA
- a CDS encoding LPP20 family lipoprotein: protein MSSTRVLLSFITVFFIASCASTSEEKRPQWIDNASSIYPDSDYLTAVGQASKRDRAGKNATANLAEIFYVTVRAETNTLTEATKAQSALGVTAESSTSLQRNIQTETDQALSGVKIKNSWLSPSGEYYALAVLGKRTAAMSLNESIIALDNSTAEFINYSVNIAPNSISSLNALRAARDEQMARQMANLQLKQVGVSGVPTDISSKKIERLIAQKLASMQVAVDSDNDRHSKTLQSGLSQLGVNVVDKANIVVSADVDITEPTLIKGWYWLRGSYELSISENGQVISRKRWPVKVSAKQADLLNLRLQDNINANISEYLKQLVSDSPTL from the coding sequence ATGAGTAGCACCCGCGTTTTATTGTCATTTATAACTGTATTTTTTATTGCTAGTTGCGCTTCAACCTCGGAAGAGAAACGCCCACAATGGATAGATAACGCTTCTTCAATTTATCCTGATAGTGACTATTTAACGGCAGTGGGACAAGCTTCGAAAAGGGATAGAGCAGGTAAAAATGCCACGGCTAATTTAGCTGAAATATTTTACGTTACCGTTCGTGCAGAAACGAATACACTCACGGAAGCAACAAAAGCGCAAAGTGCATTGGGTGTTACTGCTGAAAGTTCGACATCACTGCAGCGCAATATACAAACAGAAACGGATCAAGCATTAAGTGGCGTTAAAATTAAAAATAGTTGGTTAAGTCCATCGGGTGAGTATTATGCATTGGCAGTGCTTGGAAAACGTACTGCTGCGATGAGTTTAAATGAATCGATTATTGCACTTGATAACTCAACTGCTGAGTTTATTAATTACAGCGTTAATATTGCGCCAAACAGTATCTCATCGCTTAATGCATTACGTGCTGCACGTGATGAACAGATGGCTCGACAAATGGCTAATCTACAATTAAAGCAAGTCGGTGTTTCTGGCGTACCCACAGATATTTCCAGTAAAAAAATAGAACGCCTCATTGCTCAGAAACTTGCATCAATGCAAGTTGCTGTAGATAGTGATAACGATAGGCACAGCAAAACACTACAATCAGGACTATCACAGCTCGGCGTCAATGTGGTTGATAAGGCAAATATTGTCGTCAGTGCCGACGTTGACATCACAGAGCCTACCTTAATAAAAGGATGGTATTGGCTTCGTGGCAGTTATGAGCTTTCCATTTCTGAGAACGGACAGGTGATTAGTCGTAAACGCTGGCCGGTAAAAGTTTCTGCAAAACAAGCAGATCTTCTTAACCTAAGGCTTCAAGATAATATTAATGCCAATATTAGCGAATATTTAAAGCAACTGGTTAGTGACTCTCCAACGCTATAA
- a CDS encoding 2-dehydropantoate 2-reductase has protein sequence MYSNMTWQIIGDGAIGCLWAANLLNCGQQVHLVSRKNNIPQRINYTNLQGEEQCYPCSISQCLSDTSSPLIVCVKAPQVLQALKQYRSQISEQQVIILMHNGMGCAEQVAQLLPQNPIICATTANASLLSAPFNIVQTGLGVTYFGPFNCASRNFASLLATLNQALGNCHWCEDIEKKLWLKLLINIAINPLSAIFQISNGELSKAVFQDQIKQLIKEAMQVLKRLDLKFDEQLLLSTINGVIDATSNNYSSMNRDIFYKRPTEIEYINGYLLKKAQQLNIETPLIRKLYNEIIALESH, from the coding sequence ATGTACAGTAATATGACATGGCAGATAATTGGAGATGGTGCAATCGGTTGTTTATGGGCAGCTAACTTGCTCAATTGTGGTCAGCAGGTACACCTTGTTTCCAGAAAAAATAATATTCCACAACGTATTAACTACACTAACCTGCAAGGTGAAGAACAGTGTTATCCTTGTTCTATTTCACAATGTTTAAGCGATACAAGTAGTCCCCTCATAGTTTGCGTGAAAGCGCCTCAAGTATTACAAGCGCTCAAGCAATACCGAAGTCAGATTAGTGAGCAGCAAGTGATCATTTTAATGCACAATGGCATGGGCTGCGCAGAACAAGTCGCGCAATTATTACCCCAAAACCCAATTATTTGCGCCACCACCGCAAATGCTAGTTTACTCTCTGCACCATTCAACATTGTACAAACAGGCTTGGGCGTTACCTACTTCGGTCCTTTTAATTGCGCCTCTCGCAATTTTGCATCTCTTTTAGCGACATTGAACCAAGCACTTGGTAACTGTCATTGGTGCGAGGACATTGAGAAAAAATTATGGTTAAAATTACTGATTAATATTGCTATTAACCCGCTTAGTGCAATTTTTCAAATAAGCAATGGCGAGTTGTCAAAAGCGGTATTTCAGGATCAAATAAAACAACTGATCAAAGAAGCAATGCAGGTACTTAAAAGATTAGATTTAAAATTTGATGAACAGTTATTATTAAGCACCATTAATGGCGTTATCGATGCCACCAGCAACAACTACTCTTCAATGAATAGAGACATCTTTTACAAGCGCCCTACTGAAATTGAGTATATTAATGGTTACTTATTAAAAAAAGCGCAACAACTCAACATTGAAACGCCTTTAATAAGAAAGCTATATAATGAAATTATAGCGTTGGAGAGTCACTAA
- a CDS encoding YajQ family cyclic di-GMP-binding protein, translated as MPSFDVVSEVDVAELQNAVDNANRELKTRFDFRGVKASFSFEKGVAKLSSEHDKQLRQLLDILRVHVIKRGIDASSMETDKANHSGQSWSQTVKFKEGIDQPMAKKIVKLIKDNKMKVQTQIQGEELRVTGKKRDDLQAVMALIRGAELGQPFQFNNFRD; from the coding sequence ATGCCTTCATTTGATGTCGTTTCTGAAGTAGATGTAGCGGAATTACAAAATGCCGTTGATAATGCCAATCGCGAATTAAAAACACGCTTCGATTTTCGTGGTGTAAAAGCAAGCTTTAGTTTTGAAAAAGGAGTGGCAAAACTATCATCTGAGCATGATAAACAATTACGTCAATTACTTGATATTCTTCGTGTCCATGTTATTAAACGTGGTATTGACGCGAGCTCAATGGAAACAGATAAAGCCAACCATAGTGGTCAATCATGGTCTCAAACTGTCAAGTTTAAAGAGGGAATTGATCAACCGATGGCGAAAAAAATTGTTAAGTTAATTAAAGACAATAAAATGAAAGTTCAAACTCAAATTCAGGGTGAAGAGCTACGTGTGACGGGTAAAAAACGTGACGATTTGCAAGCTGTAATGGCCTTAATTCGCGGGGCTGAACTTGGCCAACCGTTCCAATTTAATAATTTTCGAGATTAA
- a CDS encoding DnaJ C-terminal domain-containing protein produces the protein MSKRDCYEVLGVSKSASDKEIKKAYKKLAMKYHPDRNPDNPVAENNFREVKAAYEILGDEEKRQQYDDFGHSAFDENGHGRQGGFGHGGFGQAGGGFDDMFGGMFGQRQQQQYRPQPEKGSDIIATVEITLEEAVEGCVQEIKLPNNPVLLKVTIPAGIDKGQRVRVNGKGNPGTLGGPHGDLLVEVSLAEHDTFKREGRDLYCDIDTPYTTAALGGSLKVPTFAGFINIKIPEGTQAGRKFRIKGKGIKAMKGDAVGDLIYEVVIPTPTSLSDQQRALLEQLANLS, from the coding sequence ATGTCAAAACGAGATTGTTACGAAGTACTTGGCGTAAGCAAAAGTGCGTCGGATAAAGAGATAAAAAAAGCCTATAAAAAATTGGCCATGAAGTACCATCCGGATCGTAACCCTGATAATCCGGTAGCTGAAAATAACTTCCGTGAAGTGAAAGCTGCCTATGAAATATTAGGTGATGAAGAAAAACGTCAACAATACGATGATTTTGGACACAGCGCTTTTGATGAAAATGGTCATGGGCGACAGGGCGGTTTCGGTCATGGTGGATTTGGTCAAGCGGGCGGTGGCTTCGACGATATGTTTGGTGGTATGTTTGGCCAGCGCCAACAACAGCAATATCGACCACAGCCAGAAAAAGGTTCTGATATTATCGCAACGGTAGAGATTACCTTAGAAGAAGCTGTTGAAGGATGTGTGCAGGAGATAAAACTCCCTAACAACCCTGTGCTTTTAAAAGTTACTATTCCGGCGGGTATTGATAAAGGACAGCGCGTACGTGTCAATGGTAAAGGTAATCCGGGGACACTAGGTGGCCCTCATGGCGATCTATTAGTCGAGGTAAGCCTTGCAGAACATGATACCTTTAAACGTGAAGGACGTGATCTGTATTGCGACATTGATACTCCTTATACAACGGCTGCGTTAGGTGGAAGTTTAAAAGTACCGACCTTTGCGGGCTTTATTAATATTAAAATTCCTGAAGGAACGCAAGCGGGAAGAAAATTCCGTATCAAAGGAAAAGGAATCAAAGCGATGAAAGGCGATGCGGTTGGTGATCTTATTTATGAGGTTGTGATTCCGACCCCGACATCACTTTCAGATCAGCAACGAGCATTGTTAGAGCAATTAGCGAACCTGTCTTAG
- a CDS encoding DNA topoisomerase III gives MILYIAEKPSLARAIADALPKPHRKAEGCIHLGNGDIVSWCIGHLLTQVDPEEYDPIYKKWQFEHLPIIPEKWKLKSTPRTSKQLAVLKKLIKQADQLVHVGDPDREGQLLVDEVIHFSGVKGNKLQQTQRCLVSDLTINAVKRSLQQLRSNQDFVALSTSALARTRADWLYGLNLTRVYTLQAQKCGYKGVISVGRVQTPLLGLVVRRDEQIASFVSKPFYEVLAHLSSEQNESFTAKWKPSEACLKYQDEEGRVVIKGLAENVAARISGQQGTVSSFVAKNKNQVAPLPYNLSALQIDAAKRYHYSAQQVLDSCQALYERHKLITYPRSDSRYLPRNHHRQANLVTKAIAHNEPKLKLASEGADLAIKGRAWNDKKVDAHHAIIPTDSHKALATLDTQSRNIYQLIAKQYLMQFYPDYRYAECVAEIEINGGIFIAKAKSRVSDGWKALLDKQEKDTYLPTLNKGQKLHCAKGEVVEKNTQPPAHFTDATLLSAMSNIARFVKDASLKSVLKETDGLGTEATRAGIIELLFKRQFLKRTGKVIIATDVGNKLIQSLPETLTLPDMTAQWEMQLNAISDKKQSYNGFVLPLQQQLSKVIDQAITDGPQALKDLPMTSNPFKKSYRKKTTINKRGSRKKQRA, from the coding sequence ATGATATTATATATTGCCGAAAAGCCAAGTCTTGCGCGCGCGATCGCGGATGCATTGCCCAAACCCCATCGTAAAGCAGAAGGGTGTATTCATTTAGGCAATGGCGATATTGTTAGCTGGTGCATTGGTCATCTTTTGACTCAAGTTGATCCTGAAGAATACGATCCTATCTATAAAAAATGGCAGTTTGAACACTTGCCAATCATACCTGAAAAATGGAAGTTAAAATCAACGCCACGTACCAGCAAACAACTTGCTGTTTTAAAGAAACTCATTAAACAAGCTGATCAGCTTGTTCATGTTGGTGATCCCGATAGAGAAGGGCAATTACTGGTTGATGAAGTGATCCATTTTAGTGGTGTTAAGGGCAACAAGCTTCAACAAACACAACGTTGTTTAGTCAGTGACCTAACTATCAATGCCGTAAAACGTTCATTACAACAGTTACGCTCGAATCAAGACTTTGTCGCTTTGTCTACTTCTGCGCTAGCAAGAACACGTGCTGATTGGTTATATGGGCTGAATTTAACACGCGTTTATACACTACAAGCACAAAAATGTGGATACAAAGGGGTGATTTCAGTTGGGCGTGTGCAGACACCTTTATTAGGATTAGTCGTACGCCGCGATGAACAGATTGCCTCTTTTGTTAGTAAACCATTTTATGAGGTATTAGCGCACTTAAGTAGCGAGCAAAATGAATCTTTTACAGCAAAGTGGAAACCCAGTGAAGCGTGTCTAAAGTATCAAGATGAAGAGGGACGAGTAGTAATTAAAGGGCTTGCTGAAAATGTGGCCGCTAGAATATCAGGACAACAAGGGACTGTTTCTTCATTTGTAGCCAAAAATAAAAATCAAGTTGCGCCATTACCCTATAATTTGTCTGCCCTACAGATAGATGCAGCAAAGCGATACCACTATAGCGCGCAGCAAGTGTTAGACAGTTGCCAAGCATTATATGAGCGTCATAAATTGATTACCTATCCTCGCTCAGATTCACGTTATTTACCACGTAATCACCATCGTCAAGCAAACTTGGTTACTAAGGCGATTGCTCATAATGAACCTAAACTAAAACTGGCTAGTGAAGGGGCTGATTTAGCCATTAAAGGTCGAGCGTGGAATGATAAAAAGGTTGATGCACACCATGCGATTATTCCTACTGATAGCCATAAAGCGCTTGCGACATTGGACACACAATCACGGAATATCTATCAACTGATTGCCAAACAGTATTTAATGCAATTCTACCCTGATTATCGTTATGCAGAATGTGTTGCTGAGATTGAAATAAACGGTGGCATATTTATTGCGAAAGCTAAAAGCAGAGTAAGTGATGGCTGGAAAGCATTGTTAGATAAACAAGAGAAAGATACGTACCTACCCACTTTGAACAAAGGTCAAAAACTTCATTGTGCAAAAGGGGAAGTTGTGGAAAAAAATACCCAACCTCCTGCGCATTTTACCGATGCGACATTATTATCTGCTATGAGTAATATTGCGCGATTTGTAAAAGATGCAAGCTTAAAATCGGTGCTCAAAGAGACCGATGGTTTAGGTACCGAGGCGACGCGTGCCGGTATTATTGAGTTACTGTTTAAAAGGCAGTTTTTAAAACGAACAGGAAAGGTGATTATCGCCACTGACGTTGGTAATAAACTGATCCAAAGTTTGCCTGAAACCTTAACGCTCCCTGATATGACCGCACAGTGGGAGATGCAACTTAATGCAATCAGCGACAAGAAGCAAAGCTACAATGGTTTTGTATTACCATTACAACAGCAATTATCCAAAGTGATTGATCAAGCGATAACTGATGGACCTCAAGCATTAAAAGATTTGCCCATGACCAGTAACCCATTCAAAAAAAGTTATCGTAAAAAAACGACGATCAATAAAAGAGGATCAAGAAAAAAGCAAAGAGCGTAA
- a CDS encoding TIGR00341 family protein: protein MSDSFLLFDEQAKEQISERLLPLFVDQILLKAWDTKSPAEFPSQSRVYAYVSDRHAPDVIEAAIKGDWILAILPYEGAIYARRGFCIEENLEKALLEAQLATSKKVDVLRCNGKVVLSTVVLGECFNLLPTAKSLSWRDRMSLAWKNITKIRAIRPQKMSFTTENESCFSTALIGLVIIEHAHGSSLSRNILPDTHINDGMCHSMLVAPRSVVEMLRFFVMAPFSRTVNLPNFLGLLKTKSFSVVNGKALTYTVDGQLHQADQLTLDTQSRVLNLLVGPALPIVDTSPSHKEQRKISRLPAGEAITAMVSKELPFVAHAATEEFKDLYQLLRENAKTSNSFLTLMVLSTLLASVGLFANSAPVIIGAMILAPLMAPIISFSMGLVRQDNSLLICSIKTLLIGLFLSLGFAATASFIMPMETITPEIAARLSPSLLDLAVAVISGIAGAYAHARVEAAKSMAGVAIAVALVPPLAVMGIGLGWLDFHVTRGALLLFLTNLAGIALAASLTFLALGFAPFTRAKKGLSIALLGVAIVSIPLVFSFIRLSDESSIIQQLQGKQIGEVTLRQVHANAIKPLALSVELVTPSALTTANIDFIKDNIEQQLQREVILEANIVIRR, encoded by the coding sequence ATGTCGGATAGTTTTTTATTGTTTGATGAACAAGCTAAAGAGCAAATAAGTGAACGCTTATTACCACTATTTGTCGATCAAATATTGCTCAAAGCATGGGATACGAAATCTCCAGCTGAATTCCCTTCACAAAGTCGTGTTTACGCATATGTCAGTGACCGACATGCTCCGGATGTGATTGAAGCCGCTATTAAAGGTGACTGGATATTAGCAATATTACCCTATGAAGGTGCTATTTATGCTCGCAGAGGTTTTTGTATTGAAGAAAACCTTGAAAAAGCACTACTAGAAGCACAACTTGCGACATCAAAGAAAGTGGATGTGCTACGTTGTAATGGAAAAGTTGTTCTTAGTACTGTTGTCTTGGGGGAGTGTTTCAATTTATTGCCTACCGCGAAAAGCTTAAGTTGGCGTGATCGCATGTCGTTAGCATGGAAAAACATTACTAAAATCCGTGCTATTCGCCCACAAAAAATGAGCTTCACGACCGAAAATGAAAGCTGCTTTAGTACCGCGTTAATTGGTTTAGTCATTATCGAGCATGCACATGGTTCGTCACTCTCTCGCAATATATTACCTGATACTCATATTAATGATGGTATGTGCCACTCCATGCTAGTCGCGCCACGAAGTGTCGTGGAAATGCTGCGTTTCTTTGTGATGGCTCCCTTTTCTAGAACGGTTAACTTACCTAATTTTCTCGGATTATTAAAAACTAAATCCTTTAGCGTAGTGAATGGTAAAGCGCTAACTTATACAGTGGATGGACAACTTCATCAGGCAGACCAATTAACACTAGATACACAATCTAGAGTACTTAATCTTCTAGTCGGCCCTGCATTGCCAATTGTAGACACTTCGCCAAGTCATAAAGAGCAACGCAAGATATCACGATTGCCAGCCGGAGAAGCAATTACTGCAATGGTTAGTAAAGAGCTTCCTTTTGTTGCACACGCTGCGACGGAAGAGTTTAAAGATCTCTATCAACTACTGCGTGAGAATGCGAAAACTTCTAATTCTTTTTTGACATTAATGGTGCTATCAACGTTATTAGCGAGTGTTGGCTTGTTTGCGAATTCAGCCCCTGTCATCATTGGCGCGATGATACTGGCACCGTTAATGGCACCTATCATCTCATTTTCTATGGGATTAGTAAGGCAAGATAATAGTTTACTAATATGTAGTATCAAAACCCTATTGATAGGGCTTTTCCTCTCTTTAGGTTTTGCCGCAACAGCCAGTTTTATTATGCCGATGGAAACCATTACGCCCGAAATTGCCGCAAGGTTAAGCCCTAGTTTATTAGATTTAGCCGTCGCTGTAATTTCAGGCATCGCTGGCGCTTATGCTCATGCTCGCGTCGAAGCCGCAAAAAGTATGGCGGGTGTTGCTATTGCGGTTGCCTTAGTGCCACCACTTGCGGTAATGGGGATTGGTTTAGGTTGGCTTGACTTTCATGTCACGAGGGGGGCTTTGCTTTTATTTCTAACTAACTTAGCTGGTATTGCTTTAGCCGCTTCGCTGACTTTCTTAGCGTTAGGTTTTGCTCCATTCACAAGAGCTAAAAAAGGCTTAAGTATTGCTTTGCTAGGAGTCGCGATAGTCAGTATACCTCTAGTTTTTAGCTTTATTCGTTTATCAGACGAGTCTTCGATTATCCAACAATTACAGGGTAAACAGATTGGTGAGGTAACTCTTCGTCAGGTTCATGCAAATGCAATAAAACCCTTAGCATTGTCAGTCGAACTGGTAACGCCTTCTGCTTTGACAACTGCGAATATAGATTTTATTAAAGATAATATTGAACAGCAATTGCAACGCGAGGTGATACTTGAAGCAAACATTGTTATTAGAAGATAA